TCCTGAAATCCTTGAATAAAGGTGACATGGAATTGGTGGATCGCGTTTACTCCAGCGTACCGGCGGCTATGTTTGGTCTCGAACAAGTCGTAGAAATCGGCCCGTTGAGCGGTGAGTCCAATGTGGTTTTTTGGCTCAAACGTCGCAAGATCGAACCGCGCGAAGAATTGGTAAAAAAAATATTCGCTGCGGCAAAACAATCGCAAACCGTTTTGAGTGACGAACAGATTTTTTCGCTTTGCCGATAAAGGTTGGGGATGATTTTGTCTCGCGTAAGTCTTTTTATTCTTTTGATAAGCAACACGCTTTGGGGTCAAACGACCGAAAAGACGTATTGGATCTTTTTTAAAGATAAACCAGACTACCTGCACGCCACGGTTATACCGGATATTTCGCCACGGGCTTTGGAACGGCGGCTAAAACAAAATCCGCATACGTCCGCGCTGATTGACGAATCCGATTACCCTGTTTCTTCGGATTACCTTGCGGCTTTATCCTCTCATCTTGTATTAATTCATAACACATCACGTTGGCTCAATGCGGCTTGTGTGCAAATCAATGAAAGAAACATCCCCCTTATTCAATCGCTTCCGTTTATCCGTGAAATTCGTCCGGCTAAAGCCCGATCGGTGATAGCGTCAACTACTTCACATGCATCTTTTTTTTCGCCTATCACTGCCTCGTTTAGTCGCTTTTCGTATGGCGCGTCATTACGGCAAAATTCATTTGTCAATGCCGTGACCGCTCATGACTCCGGTTATTCAGGGAAAGGAATTCGCATCGGCATGATTGATACGGGTTTTAATCTTACCCACACGGCTTTTTCAGGAATTCACGTCGTAGCAGATTCCGATTTTGTGGATCACGACGGTAACGTGAGCGAAATCGGTTCCAAATTTACCAGCAGCCATGGAACATTTGTACTTTCTGCAATTGCAAGTTTTCACGAAAGTTTTTTGATCGGTACGGCTTTCGGTGCGGATTATATTTTAGCTCGTACCGAAAATAACAGTGATGCGATCTATGAATTGGCGGATGAATCACGCTGGATTGCGGCTTTGGAATGGATGGAACAAATCGGTGCAGATTTAGTGTCCAGCTCTACCAGTTTTTTTGATGAATTCCCCGGCACCTCACATGACTATAACATTCGCGATTTGGACGGGAAAACCGGATTAACTACACTTGCCACCGATATTGCATTCCAAAAAGGACTGCTCGTATTTAATAGTTCCGGGAATAATGGCGCTGAAGATCAAGATCAATATCGTATCAGTACACCTTCTGACGGAAAACATATGATCGCTGTCGGCGCAACGATCGGTGACAGTACGGTGGCTAGCTTTAGTTCGCGAGGGCCTACGGCTGATGGCCGAAAAAAACCAGATGTTGCAGCGTTAGGCTACGAGATACGCGTAGTTTCCAGCGGAACAACGGGTTACCAAAATTTTTCGGGCACTTCGCTATCAACCCCTATTGTTGCCGGAATTGCCGCCTTAGCTTTGGAAGCAAACCCGGCCTGGTCCGGTTCGGAATTATATGATGCCGTCCGAAAAACGGCCAGTTTATCAAAAAAACCTAACCATACTATCGGCTATGGTGTGCCTGATGCGATGAAGATAATTCGTTATAACCCCGCTTCGTCCGATGATTTTAATCCGATACGCGATGTCGTCAATTATCCCAATCCGGCCAACCCATCCACTACTATACGTTTTCGATCCGTTATAAGCGGACGTTATTCTGTACATATCTATAATACGCTTGGCGGATTGGTGCGCACGATACGAGACAATGCGTCTATCGCGGCGGGCGAAACGGTAGCGGCGTTATGGGACTTAAAAAATGATCACGGACGGAGGGTCAGTTCGGGAGTATATATTTACCGCATTGCAATGGATGACAAATCAGAAACACGAAAAATTCTTATTATAAAATAGAAGCATTTTTGTTTTTTTCTACTATCCGCTGAAGCGCCTTCATCACTGATGGAATATCTTGTTCAGAATTCAAACGCCCGAATGTGAAACGCACCGCACTCCCGTAAAATTCAGGACCTAACCCCATCGCCTTGAGCACATGCGACCCGCTTACGGCACCGGATGTGCAAGCCGATCCCGTAGAAACGGAAATACCTTCCAAATCCAACATCATAGCTATTTCATCCCCTCCGATCCCGGGAAACGAAATATTAAAATGCCCCGGCAATCGTTTTTCAGGATGACCGTTCAATCGGGCTTGCGGTGCAATATCTTGCAGAGTTTTCCAAAATACTGTCATTAGTTTGTTCAGACGTTCTGATTCACCGGACATACTGTCTTTACAGATCTCTGCGGCTTTGCCAAATCCGACGATACCCGGCACATTTTCCGTGCCTGCACGTTGCCCACGCTCTTGTGAACCACCTTCGATAAATGAAGGTATTTTTATG
This is a stretch of genomic DNA from bacterium. It encodes these proteins:
- a CDS encoding S8 family serine peptidase, translated to MILSRVSLFILLISNTLWGQTTEKTYWIFFKDKPDYLHATVIPDISPRALERRLKQNPHTSALIDESDYPVSSDYLAALSSHLVLIHNTSRWLNAACVQINERNIPLIQSLPFIREIRPAKARSVIASTTSHASFFSPITASFSRFSYGASLRQNSFVNAVTAHDSGYSGKGIRIGMIDTGFNLTHTAFSGIHVVADSDFVDHDGNVSEIGSKFTSSHGTFVLSAIASFHESFLIGTAFGADYILARTENNSDAIYELADESRWIAALEWMEQIGADLVSSSTSFFDEFPGTSHDYNIRDLDGKTGLTTLATDIAFQKGLLVFNSSGNNGAEDQDQYRISTPSDGKHMIAVGATIGDSTVASFSSRGPTADGRKKPDVAALGYEIRVVSSGTTGYQNFSGTSLSTPIVAGIAALALEANPAWSGSELYDAVRKTASLSKKPNHTIGYGVPDAMKIIRYNPASSDDFNPIRDVVNYPNPANPSTTIRFRSVISGRYSVHIYNTLGGLVRTIRDNASIAAGETVAALWDLKNDHGRRVSSGVYIYRIAMDDKSETRKILIIK